A genomic region of Paenibacillus sp. PL2-23 contains the following coding sequences:
- a CDS encoding metalloregulator ArsR/SmtB family transcription factor, whose product MDHTMLTTKVKFIRGFGDKTRLQILDSIKQEEKSVTQLMAEVEASQSSISQHLGCLKECGLIVGRQEGKFMYYSLSSDRIKLLLDMMDEVFMEVQTGVECCDQHFETCEG is encoded by the coding sequence ATGGATCACACCATGTTAACAACTAAGGTTAAATTTATTCGCGGCTTTGGCGATAAGACGAGATTGCAAATTCTAGACAGCATCAAGCAGGAGGAGAAATCCGTCACTCAGCTGATGGCGGAGGTGGAAGCAAGCCAGTCCAGCATATCTCAGCATTTGGGCTGTCTGAAGGAATGCGGGCTGATTGTGGGCAGACAGGAAGGGAAATTTATGTATTACAGCTTAAGCAGCGACAGAATCAAACTTTTGCTCGATATGATGGATGAGGTATTCATGGAAGTACAGACAGGCGTCGAATGCTGCGACCAGCATTTCGAGACGTGTGAGGGGTGA
- a CDS encoding methyl-accepting chemotaxis protein translates to MDSLEMVSRHMGQEDMGQADIIEEVESKEANEEAEANESESLESNDAVWPEPDNRIVMLLDYARTVPTVTSDLTCSELLTVIGNNRSECVVVCDKEGRPEGLLMRNRIYAKLQGRFSAELYYDKSIMKIADTSPLIAAWDMAPQKIIDLALSRDEETLYDCVLVTKHGKLAGVLAVSDLLKLSRMLQERAVVEQRRTILSAERRVKEIEEIVRQTRHSAGQGETLSMDMVDLTLSGKNELDKVKRAFHSFAEYASQQEQRMTDLQKEAGFISSFSKLIKELAEQSNLLAINASIEAARAGEYGRGFSVVASEVMNLANQTKKSAGEITALTERIVRAIQETAALAQEGQAVTASSEAYMNETENVFNLLFKSAAENRSSAKSIDGLSEQAHLRAVEVTGEMESLRQNL, encoded by the coding sequence ATGGATTCATTGGAGATGGTTTCACGGCACATGGGGCAAGAAGACATGGGACAGGCTGACATCATAGAAGAAGTGGAATCGAAGGAAGCAAATGAAGAAGCTGAAGCAAATGAGTCAGAGTCGCTGGAGTCGAATGATGCAGTCTGGCCGGAGCCGGATAATAGAATCGTCATGCTGCTGGATTACGCCAGAACGGTTCCAACCGTGACTTCCGATTTAACATGCAGCGAATTATTAACTGTAATTGGGAACAATAGGAGCGAATGCGTTGTGGTTTGCGATAAGGAGGGCCGTCCTGAAGGGCTCCTGATGCGCAACAGAATATACGCCAAGCTTCAGGGTCGATTCAGCGCCGAATTGTATTACGACAAGTCCATTATGAAAATTGCGGACACGTCGCCTCTCATAGCCGCTTGGGATATGGCGCCCCAAAAAATTATCGATCTGGCATTGTCCCGGGACGAGGAGACGCTATATGACTGCGTGCTTGTTACCAAGCACGGCAAGCTGGCCGGCGTGCTAGCAGTGTCCGATCTGCTGAAGCTGTCCCGCATGCTTCAGGAGAGGGCGGTAGTGGAGCAGCGCAGAACCATCCTATCAGCGGAGCGCCGTGTCAAGGAAATCGAAGAAATCGTCAGACAGACGAGGCATTCCGCCGGACAAGGCGAGACGCTGTCCATGGACATGGTGGATTTGACGCTGTCGGGCAAAAACGAGCTGGACAAAGTCAAACGAGCCTTCCATTCCTTTGCGGAATACGCCTCTCAGCAAGAGCAACGGATGACGGACTTGCAGAAGGAGGCTGGTTTTATTAGCAGCTTCAGCAAGCTGATCAAGGAGCTGGCGGAGCAAAGCAATCTGCTGGCGATCAACGCTTCTATTGAGGCGGCGCGAGCAGGCGAGTATGGCAGAGGCTTCTCCGTGGTCGCCTCAGAGGTGATGAACTTGGCCAATCAAACCAAGAAGTCGGCTGGAGAAATTACAGCGTTGACGGAGAGGATTGTGCGCGCCATTCAGGAAACAGCCGCACTTGCCCAAGAAGGACAAGCCGTAACCGCATCCAGCGAAGCCTATATGAATGAGACGGAAAATGTATTTAACTTGCTGTTCAAATCGGCAGCCGAAAACAGAAGCTCCGCCAAATCAATCGATGGGCTGTCGGAGCAAGCGCATTTGCGCGCCGTAGAGGTTACTGGCGAGATGGAAAGCTTGCGTCAGAATCTATGA
- a CDS encoding M20 family metallopeptidase — MSTKPNVFAVIEQHADTFRHISRAIGNRPELGHEEHFAAGLLAEELERQGFHVERGTLGIPTAFLGTYDTGKPGPVAAFLCEYDALPEVGHACGHHLICSMSMLAAVGLKSVMDTYGGTIRVYGTPAEETKGAKVPMAEAGLFDDCDFALMAHPYHSFEKSGSSLALDAISFEYTGLAAHAAASPYEGINALDAVIQLFNSVNALRQQTRSDARIHGIIDNGGRAPNIIPDYASAKFYVRSASRAYTNELTAKVIRCAEAAAMATGCKLRTGYYEFSYDELLTNETLSQRFMANLLEAGVDQSEIASGKDHGSLDLGNVSVRCPAIHPYVKIVEEPFALHTKAFRDAAMTDRAMDRMVFGAKMLAATAYDAVSSPELLTRMKSEFVAASKSKG, encoded by the coding sequence ATGAGCACCAAACCTAACGTATTTGCCGTCATAGAACAGCATGCCGATACGTTCCGGCATATATCCCGCGCCATTGGCAATCGACCTGAGCTTGGGCATGAGGAGCACTTTGCTGCCGGTCTGCTGGCAGAGGAGCTGGAGCGTCAAGGCTTTCATGTCGAACGTGGGACCTTAGGCATTCCGACCGCCTTCCTTGGGACATATGACACGGGCAAGCCAGGACCAGTCGCGGCGTTTCTGTGCGAATACGACGCGCTTCCCGAGGTCGGCCACGCTTGCGGCCATCACCTGATCTGCTCCATGAGCATGCTGGCAGCCGTAGGCTTGAAGTCGGTGATGGATACGTACGGCGGGACGATCCGCGTCTACGGCACGCCTGCGGAAGAAACCAAAGGCGCCAAGGTACCAATGGCTGAAGCCGGCTTATTCGACGATTGCGACTTCGCGTTAATGGCGCATCCATACCATTCATTCGAGAAATCCGGCAGCTCGTTAGCGCTGGACGCCATTTCCTTCGAATATACCGGCCTAGCTGCACATGCCGCAGCAAGCCCGTACGAAGGCATTAACGCGCTGGACGCGGTAATTCAATTATTCAACAGCGTCAACGCGCTGAGGCAGCAGACGAGAAGCGACGCGCGTATACACGGCATTATCGATAACGGAGGCCGGGCTCCCAACATTATTCCGGATTACGCTTCGGCGAAATTTTATGTGCGGTCCGCAAGCCGCGCTTATACCAACGAGCTGACGGCGAAGGTGATCCGCTGTGCGGAGGCGGCCGCTATGGCGACGGGCTGCAAGCTCCGGACGGGCTACTATGAGTTCTCGTACGACGAGCTGCTGACGAACGAAACGTTATCCCAGCGGTTTATGGCGAACCTCTTGGAGGCCGGCGTAGACCAGAGCGAGATCGCCTCCGGCAAGGATCACGGCTCGCTTGATCTCGGCAATGTGTCCGTGAGATGCCCCGCAATCCACCCTTATGTCAAAATCGTTGAGGAGCCTTTTGCCCTTCATACCAAAGCGTTTCGAGACGCTGCGATGACGGATCGCGCAATGGACCGGATGGTATTTGGGGCCAAGATGCTTGCAGCGACGGCTTACGACGCTGTCTCCAGCCCGGAGCTTCTCACGCGAATGAAGTCGGAATTCGTCGCCGCCAGCAAGTCCAAAGGTTAG
- a CDS encoding AraC family transcriptional regulator, giving the protein MEAINEKVMYENPLLSIRIFRAQRRGEVQYTNWHYHKQLELLLVLSGKLDVYLEADSYQMRSGDLLIIGDSELHRDRGSKDLDYIVLQFDLEQFFDHSSIPYIRYFSDSQLPLSRANYIFKENEAIKAQAASCIEGILQEASRKETGYELAVSILIKQILLLLLRGDTRKLLVEQDNFDKIRLKPVLDYVENHLNDRILVEEVCKIANMSYYYFVKYFKKTVGLSFTEYVNYRKVKWAERILLTKDLSISEVGERIGMPNMAHFYKMFKKYNDCSPKQFQRKMTMWQRQ; this is encoded by the coding sequence ATGGAAGCAATCAACGAAAAGGTGATGTACGAAAACCCGCTTCTTTCCATTCGGATCTTCCGGGCGCAGAGGAGGGGGGAAGTCCAGTATACAAATTGGCATTACCATAAGCAGTTGGAATTACTCCTCGTGCTCAGCGGCAAGCTTGATGTCTATTTGGAGGCTGACAGCTATCAAATGCGGTCCGGGGATTTGCTGATTATCGGGGATTCCGAGCTTCACCGCGACCGCGGCAGCAAGGATCTGGATTACATTGTGCTGCAATTTGATTTGGAGCAGTTTTTCGACCATAGCTCCATCCCGTATATCCGTTACTTCTCGGATTCGCAGCTGCCCCTCAGCAGAGCGAATTATATATTCAAGGAGAACGAAGCCATTAAGGCGCAGGCGGCCTCTTGTATTGAAGGTATCCTGCAGGAAGCGTCTCGCAAGGAAACCGGCTATGAGCTGGCGGTCAGCATTCTGATCAAGCAGATTTTGTTGCTTCTGCTGAGAGGCGATACGCGCAAACTATTGGTGGAGCAGGACAACTTCGACAAGATTAGACTGAAGCCTGTCCTGGATTATGTGGAGAATCATCTGAACGATCGCATACTGGTGGAGGAGGTGTGCAAGATCGCCAATATGAGCTATTATTATTTTGTGAAATATTTCAAAAAAACGGTCGGCCTCTCCTTCACGGAATATGTCAATTACCGCAAGGTGAAATGGGCGGAGCGTATTCTGCTCACCAAGGACCTCAGTATCTCGGAGGTTGGCGAGCGAATCGGCATGCCCAATATGGCCCACTTCTACAAGATGTTTAAGAAATACAACGATTGCTCGCCTAAGCAGTTTCAACGCAAAATGACGATGTGGCAGCGGCAATGA
- the pnpS gene encoding two-component system histidine kinase PnpS: MNSFRTRLTLIMISMIAVAVFAAGFLMIKTFKDNHIKALEENMVRTMKIIAANLDWRSGELPQLVDYYSLKASELSELADTRVTIIRSDGVVVGDSDYDVAKMDNHLMRQEVQEAYELGIGRSVRVSDTVQKNMIYVAMPVTINEGEQPYILRMAMSLAEVDKSIGQLTMVLIVSLLILFVVAAAISYSIAQSMTRPLEQITKVAKRIKNMDYRARVKVRKQDEIGELGTAINAMADSLQVQMTRIKQNESQLESVLENMINGVVMIDAQGQILLMNRRAEEVLGFSARELVGRHFAEAKQQYELSQIIQEALDTRKYLREEITFYFPEERLLELNLVPISQSGPGEFGGVLLVLQDVSAIRRLERMRSEFVANVSHELKTPIAAVKGFAETLLGGAVKDEETARSFLQIIFDESDRLNRLIGDILELSKIESRRVPLLFSPVELESFVAKTFALLEPEAARKSITLHHKVESGLYVEADEDRLRQIVMNLLANGINYTPEGGRVTLTVLAADADHIRFQISDTGIGIPKKDLPRIFERFYRVDKARSRSSGGTGLGLSIVKHLVELHKGTLSVTSTVGVGTTFTIELPIIQ; encoded by the coding sequence GTGAACAGCTTTCGTACGAGATTGACTCTGATTATGATATCGATGATTGCCGTTGCCGTATTCGCGGCGGGCTTCCTCATGATTAAGACCTTCAAGGATAATCATATTAAGGCGCTTGAGGAAAATATGGTCCGCACAATGAAGATTATAGCGGCCAATCTGGATTGGCGAAGCGGCGAGCTTCCGCAGCTTGTGGATTATTATTCGCTCAAGGCCAGCGAGCTCAGCGAGCTCGCCGACACCAGGGTCACGATCATTAGAAGCGACGGCGTTGTGGTCGGCGATTCCGATTACGACGTCGCCAAGATGGACAATCATCTGATGCGCCAGGAAGTTCAGGAGGCCTACGAGCTCGGAATCGGCCGTTCGGTGAGAGTGAGCGACACGGTGCAGAAGAATATGATCTATGTGGCGATGCCTGTGACGATTAATGAAGGAGAGCAGCCTTACATCTTACGAATGGCGATGAGCCTGGCTGAGGTGGACAAAAGCATCGGACAATTGACGATGGTGCTTATCGTCAGCCTGCTTATCCTGTTTGTCGTTGCGGCGGCTATCAGCTACAGCATTGCCCAGAGCATGACGCGGCCGCTGGAGCAGATTACCAAGGTGGCCAAGCGGATCAAAAACATGGATTACCGGGCGAGGGTCAAGGTGCGCAAGCAGGATGAAATCGGCGAGCTGGGCACTGCGATCAATGCTATGGCTGACAGCCTGCAGGTCCAAATGACGCGGATCAAGCAGAATGAAAGCCAGCTGGAGAGCGTCCTTGAGAACATGATTAACGGCGTAGTGATGATTGATGCCCAAGGTCAGATTCTGCTGATGAACCGCAGAGCGGAGGAGGTTCTCGGCTTCTCGGCAAGGGAGCTTGTCGGCCGGCATTTTGCGGAGGCGAAGCAGCAATATGAGCTGTCGCAGATTATTCAGGAGGCGCTGGACACCAGAAAATATTTGCGGGAGGAAATAACGTTCTACTTCCCTGAGGAGCGGCTGCTGGAGCTGAATCTTGTGCCGATTAGCCAGAGTGGGCCAGGTGAATTCGGCGGCGTTCTGCTTGTTCTGCAGGATGTGTCGGCGATTCGGAGACTGGAGCGGATGCGCAGCGAGTTTGTAGCGAATGTCTCGCACGAGCTGAAGACGCCAATCGCTGCGGTGAAGGGCTTCGCAGAGACGCTGCTGGGGGGAGCCGTTAAGGATGAAGAGACGGCCAGGTCGTTCCTGCAAATTATATTCGACGAAAGCGACAGGCTGAATCGTCTGATCGGCGACATTCTAGAGCTGTCCAAGATCGAATCCCGCCGGGTTCCGCTGCTGTTCTCGCCAGTGGAGCTCGAAAGCTTTGTGGCCAAGACGTTTGCTTTGCTGGAACCTGAAGCCGCGCGCAAATCCATTACGCTTCATCATAAGGTGGAGTCGGGGCTGTATGTAGAGGCGGACGAGGATCGGCTTCGTCAAATCGTTATGAATCTGCTCGCCAACGGCATCAATTATACGCCGGAGGGGGGGCGCGTTACGCTTACCGTTCTGGCGGCGGACGCTGACCATATCCGGTTCCAGATCAGCGACACCGGCATCGGCATTCCCAAAAAGGATCTGCCACGCATATTCGAGCGGTTCTATCGGGTAGATAAAGCCCGTTCGCGCAGCTCAGGCGGTACGGGGCTCGGGCTCTCCATCGTCAAGCATCTTGTGGAGCTGCACAAGGGCACATTGTCCGTTACCAGTACGGTTGGCGTCGGTACCACCTTTACAATTGAGCTGCCGATCATCCAATAA
- a CDS encoding bile acid:sodium symporter family protein codes for MREWGLGFNRYFEKWMFLIIPGSLVLGFAGGDALLPMVGAVPYLFAFVTFAMAIGCGLRELSGVMKKPGVMGLTFIIAHIVSPLAAYGIGSAVFGADSPYVVGLVLFTIIPLGVSTVLWVGMSGGSIPLMLAMVVLDSLLSPLVVPAGIHLFFDTTAQVETWPMMVDLIVIIVLPTIVGVGLNEWSKGKAQAALKPYTAPLSKLCFVGVVALNAAAISPYMEQLKKDMAVLVPVVVLLVGLCYALGFIGTSAAKDSKVQITVSYATGMRNISLGIVLALGYFSPLAAVPVVLSILIQQPIATAHHYILQKINKDKTSARGGAHVG; via the coding sequence TTGCGGGAGTGGGGGCTTGGATTTAACCGTTATTTTGAAAAATGGATGTTTCTTATTATTCCGGGATCGCTGGTGCTCGGATTTGCTGGAGGGGACGCGCTGCTGCCGATGGTGGGAGCCGTCCCCTATCTGTTCGCGTTCGTGACGTTTGCGATGGCGATCGGCTGCGGGTTGAGGGAGCTGTCCGGCGTGATGAAGAAGCCGGGCGTTATGGGGCTTACGTTCATCATTGCCCATATTGTGTCGCCGCTGGCCGCATACGGTATCGGATCGGCAGTATTCGGAGCGGATTCGCCGTACGTTGTAGGTCTTGTCTTGTTCACTATTATTCCCCTAGGCGTATCCACTGTGCTGTGGGTAGGCATGTCAGGGGGAAGCATACCGCTTATGCTGGCCATGGTGGTGCTAGATTCGCTGCTTAGCCCGCTTGTTGTGCCTGCCGGCATTCATCTGTTTTTTGATACAACGGCGCAGGTGGAAACATGGCCTATGATGGTGGATCTTATCGTCATTATTGTGCTGCCAACGATTGTCGGGGTTGGACTGAACGAATGGTCGAAGGGCAAGGCGCAGGCAGCGCTGAAGCCTTATACCGCTCCTTTATCCAAGCTATGCTTCGTTGGCGTAGTGGCGCTTAACGCCGCTGCGATCTCTCCGTATATGGAGCAGCTAAAGAAGGATATGGCCGTTCTGGTGCCGGTCGTTGTGCTGCTGGTGGGACTCTGCTATGCGCTGGGGTTCATCGGAACGTCCGCCGCCAAGGACAGCAAGGTGCAGATTACAGTTTCCTACGCGACAGGCATGCGCAATATATCGCTTGGCATCGTGCTTGCGCTTGGCTATTTCAGCCCGCTGGCTGCCGTGCCCGTCGTGCTGTCGATTCTGATCCAGCAGCCCATTGCGACGGCGCATCATTATATTTTACAAAAAATTAATAAGGATAAGACTAGCGCTCGCGGCGGCGCGCATGTAGGATAA
- a CDS encoding response regulator transcription factor, with product MSHKVLVIEDEPTLARLLSYNLTQEGYETTVIDHGGEGLQAALQRSFDLIILDIMLPGLNGFEVLNRLRQNGVRTPVIILTARNAEEEVVQGLKHGADDYITKPFGVAELLARVSAVLRRTQQDETPVIQTNEKVISVGELSIYPEKYEVIVDGEPIPLRPKEFEVLLYLVQRPGMVITRDDLMNVVWGFDYIGGQRTVDVHVSSLRKKLELGQQSVQIESIRGVGYKLVMPKKLANPKR from the coding sequence ATGTCTCACAAAGTGCTTGTAATTGAAGACGAACCTACACTAGCTAGATTGTTATCATATAACTTGACCCAGGAAGGCTATGAAACGACTGTAATCGATCATGGCGGAGAAGGGCTGCAGGCTGCGCTTCAGCGCAGCTTCGACCTGATCATTCTGGATATTATGCTGCCTGGGCTGAACGGCTTCGAGGTGCTGAATCGGCTGCGCCAGAACGGCGTGCGAACGCCTGTTATTATTCTGACGGCCCGCAATGCGGAGGAAGAGGTTGTGCAGGGCTTGAAGCATGGCGCGGATGATTATATTACCAAGCCGTTCGGCGTAGCGGAGCTGCTCGCGCGCGTATCGGCCGTGCTGCGCAGAACGCAGCAGGATGAGACGCCGGTCATCCAGACGAACGAGAAGGTTATTTCCGTCGGCGAGCTGTCCATTTATCCTGAGAAATACGAGGTCATCGTAGATGGGGAGCCCATTCCGCTGCGTCCGAAGGAGTTCGAGGTGCTGCTCTATCTCGTTCAGCGCCCTGGCATGGTCATAACGAGGGATGATCTCATGAATGTCGTTTGGGGCTTCGATTATATTGGAGGCCAGCGTACGGTGGATGTGCATGTCAGCTCGCTCCGCAAGAAGCTGGAGCTGGGCCAGCAGTCCGTCCAGATTGAATCCATCAGAGGCGTCGGCTACAAGCTGGTTATGCCCAAAAAGCTCGCAAACCCTAAACGTTAG
- a CDS encoding YfbR-like 5'-deoxynucleotidase encodes MNNSRFAHAIIGMQYVSRWKEFSPRYKDNAASHSFRCAAIAILAGIVEERVFGRPLDKLQLVARALLHDLNETVTGSIKYVTKKDKHLSQHIRRLEAEVNVEIVSRLSKSLQPRFHDYIVNAEDDSYIGQLVRGIDSFDGMLFCKRELERDSSPLFGAKYEELRNGLAQSQCQSVRWLLEHAESDDGVKQFLQHILNLDLIERWGGNFNLIPDDDATHSFRVAAMALFNGLLETERFGRGGIDHYRLIGKAILHDVVEGVSGDVASPIKKSSPAIREAFERYEQDVAKGMVAKLPAIFHDELTDFLVHAKDSTYEGELVDIADKIDALIKSNMEMRNNPHYGDKYYKQLLQIQHSYENPCVIFFLAYILHDLTYDHFVK; translated from the coding sequence ATGAATAACAGCCGTTTTGCCCATGCGATTATTGGCATGCAATACGTGTCCCGCTGGAAGGAATTTTCGCCAAGATACAAGGATAATGCAGCAAGCCACAGCTTCCGCTGCGCTGCAATCGCCATTCTGGCCGGGATCGTCGAGGAGCGGGTGTTCGGGCGGCCGCTGGACAAGCTGCAGCTTGTGGCGCGCGCGCTGCTGCACGATCTGAACGAGACCGTCACCGGCTCTATCAAATATGTAACGAAGAAGGATAAGCATCTGTCCCAGCATATTCGCAGACTGGAGGCTGAGGTCAATGTCGAAATCGTCTCGCGTCTGTCCAAGTCGCTGCAGCCCCGCTTCCACGACTACATTGTGAACGCCGAGGACGACAGCTATATCGGCCAGCTTGTGCGAGGCATCGATTCCTTTGATGGGATGCTCTTCTGCAAGCGTGAGCTGGAGCGGGATTCCAGTCCCTTGTTCGGAGCCAAATATGAGGAGCTGAGGAACGGTCTGGCGCAATCCCAGTGCCAATCGGTGAGGTGGCTGCTGGAGCATGCGGAGTCCGATGACGGTGTGAAGCAGTTCCTCCAGCACATCTTGAATCTCGACTTAATCGAGCGCTGGGGCGGCAACTTCAATCTTATTCCCGACGACGACGCCACCCATTCCTTCCGGGTTGCCGCCATGGCCTTGTTCAACGGCTTGCTTGAGACCGAACGGTTCGGACGGGGTGGAATCGATCATTATCGTCTTATCGGGAAGGCGATTCTGCACGATGTTGTCGAAGGAGTAAGCGGGGATGTCGCCTCCCCCATCAAAAAATCCTCTCCGGCGATTCGCGAAGCATTCGAGCGGTATGAGCAGGATGTAGCCAAGGGAATGGTGGCGAAGCTGCCGGCTATATTCCATGACGAGCTGACGGACTTCCTCGTTCATGCCAAGGACTCCACCTATGAGGGAGAGCTGGTGGATATTGCAGACAAGATCGACGCGTTAATCAAAAGCAATATGGAGATGCGCAACAATCCCCATTACGGCGACAAATATTATAAGCAGCTTCTTCAGATTCAGCATTCGTACGAGAATCCTTGCGTCATCTTCTTCCTCGCCTACATCCTTCATGACCTGACCTACGATCACTTTG
- a CDS encoding cation-translocating P-type ATPase: MADEQRRFKKVILTASMEKAKPGCDDGCCGDAPVKETASQTSCCSQAEPAMTADIKANDLIESKGSTRVYHVEGMDCGSCAATIENHLRQNPKVRSVSVNFPAARMHIEHDNSIEDIVREVAKAGYKAKPMSTRRSGEEPTKTSQTAMIASGVFLVLGLIGTLAKLDAYLITALYAASIVAGGLKPARSAYYAVRSRSLDMNVLMTAAAAGAAFIGEWLEGATVVWLFALGNALQTRSIERTRNSIRSLIDLAPPAAWVKRDGELVHIPVEDIGVGTVITVKPGEKVPLDGVIVQGASTINQAPITGESIPVDKEIGDTVYAGTINEHGSLDIEVTKLTQDTTLSRIIHLVEEAQAQKAPAQAFVDRFAGIYTPIVFALALLVIVFPPLLDMGTWEEWFYRGLELLVVACPCALVISTPVAIVSAIGHAAKRGVLIKGGAFLEAAGHLTAIAFDKTGTLTEGKPQVVSNVPIGMDGRELLSIARTLESHSNHPIAKTVVAYASERGIAARSGDSFHHIVGKGVGANIDGAAYYAGNLKLFQELKTPLRELEGRIEGLQHSGHTLVIVGTKDVIIGLIALADTIRGTTESALQGLRQAGIVEVVMLTGDHEGTAASVAAGTSITRYHANLLPEDKVAAIKKLQAEGHKVAMVGDGINDAPALAVADLGIAMGGVGTDTAMETAQIVLMADNLEKLPHTIKLSRKALGIIKQNIWFSITVKLAALALIFPGWLTLWLAVLSDTGAALLVILNSMRLLRFKG; this comes from the coding sequence ATGGCAGACGAGCAACGAAGATTCAAGAAAGTCATATTGACGGCCTCTATGGAGAAGGCGAAGCCTGGCTGTGACGATGGCTGCTGCGGGGATGCTCCCGTGAAGGAGACGGCAAGCCAAACGTCATGCTGCAGCCAGGCTGAGCCGGCCATGACTGCAGATATCAAAGCTAATGACTTGATAGAGTCTAAAGGCAGCACCCGCGTGTACCACGTGGAAGGGATGGACTGCGGCTCCTGTGCCGCTACCATCGAAAATCATCTTAGACAAAACCCAAAGGTCAGAAGCGTAAGCGTAAATTTCCCCGCGGCCAGGATGCACATTGAGCATGACAACAGCATCGAGGACATTGTGAGGGAGGTAGCCAAAGCGGGCTATAAGGCCAAGCCGATGAGCACAAGGCGCAGCGGCGAGGAGCCAACGAAGACGAGCCAAACGGCTATGATTGCATCAGGCGTGTTCCTGGTCCTTGGCCTGATCGGCACGCTTGCCAAGTTGGACGCCTATCTCATTACGGCTCTCTATGCGGCATCTATCGTTGCGGGCGGCTTGAAGCCCGCCAGAAGCGCCTACTACGCGGTCAGAAGCCGCTCCTTGGATATGAATGTGCTGATGACGGCAGCAGCGGCTGGCGCGGCGTTCATCGGCGAATGGCTGGAGGGAGCGACGGTGGTGTGGCTGTTCGCGCTCGGCAACGCCCTGCAGACAAGATCGATCGAACGGACGCGCAATTCCATTCGCAGCTTAATTGATTTGGCTCCGCCCGCGGCATGGGTCAAGCGTGACGGCGAGCTGGTCCACATACCTGTTGAGGATATTGGGGTAGGCACGGTCATAACGGTGAAGCCGGGTGAAAAAGTACCGCTGGATGGAGTCATTGTGCAAGGCGCGTCTACCATTAATCAAGCGCCGATTACAGGGGAATCCATTCCAGTAGACAAGGAGATCGGCGATACCGTCTATGCGGGAACGATCAACGAGCACGGCTCCCTTGACATTGAGGTAACAAAGCTTACCCAGGATACAACCTTATCCCGCATCATTCATCTGGTGGAGGAGGCGCAAGCCCAGAAGGCGCCTGCTCAAGCCTTCGTGGATCGGTTCGCGGGCATATATACCCCGATCGTCTTCGCGCTGGCTCTCCTCGTGATCGTCTTCCCTCCACTGCTCGACATGGGGACGTGGGAGGAATGGTTCTATCGCGGGCTGGAGCTGCTCGTTGTGGCTTGTCCTTGCGCTCTTGTGATCTCGACGCCAGTCGCTATTGTGTCGGCTATCGGGCATGCCGCCAAGAGGGGTGTGCTGATTAAGGGTGGAGCCTTCCTGGAGGCGGCTGGGCATCTTACGGCCATCGCCTTCGACAAAACGGGAACATTGACCGAAGGAAAGCCTCAGGTCGTCAGCAATGTACCGATTGGTATGGATGGGCGTGAGCTGCTGTCCATTGCCAGAACGCTGGAGTCGCATTCTAACCATCCCATAGCGAAGACCGTTGTGGCATACGCCTCGGAGCGGGGAATCGCGGCACGCAGCGGAGATTCGTTTCATCATATCGTGGGCAAGGGTGTTGGGGCGAATATAGACGGAGCGGCTTATTACGCTGGCAATCTGAAATTATTCCAGGAGCTGAAGACGCCCCTTCGGGAGCTCGAAGGAAGGATCGAAGGGCTGCAGCACAGCGGACATACCTTGGTTATTGTAGGCACAAAGGATGTAATCATCGGACTGATTGCCCTAGCGGATACCATTCGAGGCACAACGGAGTCGGCCTTGCAGGGGCTGCGCCAGGCTGGCATTGTGGAGGTGGTCATGCTGACGGGGGATCATGAAGGCACTGCGGCAAGTGTCGCTGCAGGGACGAGTATCACACGGTATCACGCCAATCTGCTGCCGGAGGACAAGGTGGCCGCCATTAAGAAGCTGCAGGCGGAGGGCCACAAGGTAGCGATGGTGGGCGACGGCATCAACGATGCGCCTGCTCTTGCCGTGGCGGATCTGGGTATCGCAATGGGCGGTGTCGGAACGGATACAGCGATGGAGACAGCCCAGATCGTGCTGATGGCCGACAATCTGGAGAAGCTGCCTCATACGATAAAGCTGAGCAGGAAGGCTCTTGGCATCATTAAACAAAATATTTGGTTCTCCATCACTGTGAAGCTGGCTGCGCTGGCGCTTATCTTCCCTGGCTGGCTGACGTTATGGCTAGCCGTGCTCAGCGATACGGGAGCCGCCCTGCTGGTTATCTTGAACAGCATGCGATTGCTGCGATTTAAGGGATAA